A genome region from Ottowia testudinis includes the following:
- a CDS encoding sensor histidine kinase, producing MKDSQILSTFAERKLPRVPPAPAPVLVFDACQVGVILRAVLYVEAVIAVGLMYVAANMVDWLARVALVTGGALPATLLWLVVGCSLKRALARLPGSLQVAAGVALGALAGLYACGMLALLGFAEAAPWLASACTGALLAAGLVAGLVWRVRGRTPAATTARLAELQSRIRPHFLFNTLNTAIALVREEPAKAETVLEDLSDLFRHALTEQGDSSTVEQEIELARRYLAIEQVRFGERLRVEWVLDERTNAARLPPLILQPLVENAVKHGVEPSPRGAQLRVSTQVRGQMALIKVTNTVPAGQGHAGHGIALANVRDRLRLLHDLQGGFRTALVKDVYQARIEVPMPARGER from the coding sequence ATGAAAGACTCGCAAATTCTATCGACCTTCGCCGAGCGCAAGCTGCCGCGCGTGCCGCCCGCGCCCGCGCCGGTGCTGGTGTTCGACGCCTGCCAGGTCGGCGTGATCCTGCGCGCCGTGCTGTATGTCGAAGCGGTGATCGCCGTGGGCCTGATGTACGTCGCCGCCAACATGGTCGATTGGCTGGCCCGGGTGGCGCTGGTCACCGGCGGCGCGCTGCCGGCCACGTTGTTGTGGCTGGTGGTGGGCTGCAGCTTGAAGCGCGCGCTGGCGCGCCTGCCCGGTTCGCTGCAGGTGGCTGCCGGCGTGGCGCTGGGGGCGCTGGCCGGCTTGTATGCCTGCGGCATGCTGGCGCTGCTGGGCTTTGCCGAAGCGGCGCCCTGGCTGGCCAGCGCGTGCACGGGCGCGCTGCTGGCGGCGGGGCTGGTGGCGGGGCTGGTCTGGCGCGTGCGCGGCCGCACGCCTGCGGCCACCACCGCGCGCCTGGCCGAGTTGCAGTCGCGCATCCGGCCACACTTCTTGTTCAACACCCTGAACACCGCGATCGCCCTGGTGCGCGAGGAGCCGGCCAAGGCCGAAACCGTGCTGGAGGATTTGTCCGACCTGTTCCGCCACGCGCTGACCGAGCAGGGGGACAGCTCCACCGTGGAGCAGGAGATTGAGCTGGCGCGCCGCTACCTGGCCATCGAGCAGGTGCGCTTTGGCGAGCGCCTGCGCGTGGAATGGGTGCTCGACGAGCGCACCAACGCCGCGCGCCTGCCGCCGCTGATCCTGCAGCCGCTGGTGGAAAACGCCGTCAAGCACGGCGTCGAGCCCAGCCCGCGCGGCGCCCAGCTGCGCGTGTCGACGCAGGTGCGTGGGCAGATGGCGCTGATCAAGGTCACCAACACCGTGCCCGCCGGTCAAGGCCATGCCGGTCACGGCATCGCGCTAGCCAACGTGCGCGACCGGCTGCGCCTGCTGCACGATTTGCAGGGCGGCTTTCGCACCGCGCTGGTCAAAGATGTCTACCAGGCGCGCATCGAGGTGCCCATGCCCGCGCGGGGCGAGCGATGA
- the argH gene encoding argininosuccinate lyase, translated as MSSNQLDKKTQAWSALFSEPMSELVQRYTASVFFDKRLAAADIEGSLAHAEMLAAQGIISGDDYAAIQRGMSAISAEIESGAFEWKLALEDVHLNIEARLTQLVGDAGKRLHTGRSRNDQVATDIRLWLRSEIDLITGLLRELQGALVDVAEKNVDVILPGFTHLQVAQPVSFAHHLLAYVEMFARDEQRMGDVRRRVNQLPLGSAALAGTTYPLDRERVAKTLGMEGVCQNSLDAVSDRDFAIEFAAAASLVMVHISRLSEELILWMSQNFGFIRIADRFTTGSSIMPQKKNPDVPELARGKTGRVVGHLMGLITLMKGQPLAYNKDNQEDKEPLFDTVDTLRDTLRIFVEMIGGQINPATGAKEGGITVNAPAMEAAAQKGYATATDLADYLVKKGLPFRDAHETVAHAVKAAQSHHCDLSELPLRVLQEFHPAIEKDVFEPLSLRGSLNARSTLGGTAPAQVQAQIARHRARLAA; from the coding sequence ATGTCCTCCAACCAACTCGACAAGAAAACCCAAGCCTGGTCCGCCCTGTTCAGCGAACCGATGAGCGAGCTGGTGCAGCGTTACACCGCCAGTGTGTTCTTCGACAAGCGCCTGGCCGCGGCCGACATCGAGGGCAGCCTGGCGCATGCCGAAATGCTGGCGGCGCAGGGCATCATCTCCGGGGACGATTACGCCGCGATCCAGCGCGGAATGAGCGCGATCAGCGCCGAAATCGAGAGCGGCGCTTTCGAATGGAAGCTGGCGCTGGAAGACGTGCACCTGAACATCGAGGCGCGCCTGACGCAACTGGTGGGCGACGCCGGCAAGCGCCTGCACACCGGCCGCAGCCGCAACGACCAGGTGGCCACCGACATCCGCCTGTGGCTGCGCAGCGAGATCGACCTCATCACTGGCCTGCTGCGCGAGCTGCAGGGCGCGCTGGTGGATGTGGCTGAGAAAAACGTCGACGTCATCCTGCCCGGCTTCACGCACCTGCAAGTCGCGCAGCCGGTAAGCTTTGCGCACCATCTGCTGGCCTATGTGGAGATGTTCGCGCGCGACGAGCAGCGCATGGGCGACGTGCGCCGGCGCGTGAACCAGTTGCCTTTGGGCAGCGCGGCGCTGGCCGGCACCACCTATCCGCTGGACCGCGAGCGCGTGGCGAAAACCTTGGGGATGGAAGGCGTTTGCCAGAACAGCCTGGACGCCGTGAGCGACCGCGACTTCGCCATCGAATTTGCCGCCGCCGCCAGCCTGGTGATGGTGCACATCAGCCGCCTGAGCGAAGAGCTGATCCTGTGGATGAGCCAGAACTTCGGCTTCATCCGCATTGCCGACCGCTTCACCACCGGCTCGTCGATCATGCCGCAGAAGAAAAACCCCGACGTGCCTGAACTCGCGCGCGGCAAGACGGGGCGCGTGGTCGGTCACCTGATGGGCCTGATCACGCTGATGAAGGGCCAGCCGCTGGCCTACAACAAGGACAACCAGGAAGACAAGGAGCCGCTGTTCGACACGGTGGACACGCTGCGCGACACGCTGCGCATCTTTGTCGAGATGATCGGCGGGCAGATCAACCCGGCCACGGGCGCCAAGGAAGGCGGCATCACCGTCAACGCCCCGGCCATGGAAGCCGCCGCGCAAAAAGGCTACGCCACCGCCACGGATCTGGCCGATTACCTGGTGAAAAAAGGCCTGCCCTTCCGCGACGCGCACGAGACGGTGGCGCATGCGGTGAAGGCCGCGCAGTCGCACCACTGCGACTTGTCGGAGCTGCCGCTGAGGGTTTTGCAGGAGTTCCATCCCGCCATCGAGAAGGACGTGTTCGAGCCTCTCAGCCTGCGCGGCAGCCTGAACGCGCGCAGCACGCTGGGCGGCACAGCGCCGGCACAGGTGCAGGCGCAGATCGCGCGGCATCGAGCGCGGTTGGCGGCTTGA
- a CDS encoding SLC13 family permease: MISPPASADRRAVDDIVLEELEDNLPAGVETARVRRGLIVFVIALVVSWLAYQWMPFETAPKKGLALLLFIAILWLTEAVHTTLTALMVPVGALLLGFPDFNTAKAFATFADPVIFLFFGGFALATALHVQQLDRKIAFWLMSLSGSHLGVAALLLFAVTAGLSMWISNTATAAMMLPLAMGIMSHLDRKTERKTYVFILLGIAYSASIGGLGTLVGSPPNAIAARAIHMDFAGWMKVGFPLMLILMPIMVFTLWLVFRPNLNRKISVPTEVIPWTLRRVLTMVVFACTALAWIFGTTVSEVMKVTAPDTFIAMTAAVVIITLGLASWGQVSANTDWGVLFLFGGGLTLSGLLRSSGASAVLGDQVAAFLTGAGPLLIILGVTTFIIILTEFTSNTASAALLVPVFAAIAERMGMPPVVLVLMIGIGASCAFMLPVATPPNAIVYGTGQVAQSDMIKAGGVLNVFCVVVLTLWGYFFLR; encoded by the coding sequence GCTGGCTGGCCTACCAGTGGATGCCCTTCGAGACCGCGCCCAAGAAGGGCCTGGCGCTGCTGCTGTTCATTGCCATCCTGTGGCTGACCGAGGCCGTGCACACCACGCTGACGGCGCTGATGGTGCCGGTGGGCGCGCTGCTGCTGGGCTTTCCGGACTTCAACACCGCCAAGGCGTTTGCCACCTTTGCCGACCCGGTGATCTTTCTGTTCTTCGGCGGCTTTGCGCTGGCCACGGCGCTGCACGTGCAGCAGCTCGACCGCAAGATCGCCTTCTGGCTGATGTCGCTGTCGGGCTCGCACCTGGGGGTGGCGGCGCTGCTGCTGTTTGCCGTCACCGCCGGGCTGTCGATGTGGATCAGCAACACGGCCACCGCCGCCATGATGCTGCCGCTGGCCATGGGCATCATGAGCCACCTGGACCGCAAGACGGAGCGCAAGACCTACGTCTTCATCCTGCTGGGCATCGCCTATTCGGCCAGCATCGGCGGGCTGGGCACGCTTGTCGGCTCACCGCCCAACGCGATTGCCGCGCGCGCCATCCACATGGACTTTGCCGGCTGGATGAAGGTGGGCTTTCCGCTGATGCTGATTCTGATGCCGATCATGGTGTTCACGCTGTGGCTGGTGTTTCGCCCCAACCTCAACCGCAAGATCAGCGTGCCGACCGAGGTGATTCCCTGGACGCTGCGGCGCGTGCTGACCATGGTGGTGTTCGCCTGCACCGCGCTGGCCTGGATTTTTGGCACCACCGTGAGCGAGGTGATGAAGGTGACCGCGCCCGACACCTTCATCGCCATGACGGCGGCAGTCGTCATCATCACGCTGGGGCTGGCGAGCTGGGGCCAGGTGTCGGCCAACACCGACTGGGGCGTCCTGTTTCTGTTCGGCGGCGGGCTGACGCTGTCGGGGCTGCTGCGCAGCTCGGGCGCGTCGGCGGTGCTGGGCGATCAGGTGGCGGCTTTTCTCACCGGGGCCGGGCCGCTGCTGATCATTCTGGGGGTGACCACCTTCATCATCATCCTGACCGAATTCACCAGCAACACGGCATCGGCGGCGCTGCTGGTGCCGGTGTTCGCGGCGATTGCCGAGCGCATGGGGATGCCGCCGGTGGTGCTGGTGCTGATGATCGGCATCGGGGCGTCGTGCGCCTTCATGCTGCCTGTTGCCACGCCGCCGAACGCGATCGTGTATGGGACGGGGCAGGTGGCGCAGAGTGACATGATCAAGGCGGGGGGCGTGCTGAACGTGTTCTGCGTGGTTGTGTTGACGCTGTGGGGGTACTTTTTCTTGAGGTGA